The DNA segment CATGGCACTCTCGTGGGCTCGTGCCTATAGACCATCGGCACTGCGCCGCCACTGGAGCCCGCAGCGCTAGCAAGAGAGGTTTCTTGTGGACCGATGGCGACATACCACCCTTGCTCGCGCCGCGGCCTCGAGCATATTTCCGACCGCCTAGAACCCGCGGAACGGATGGTGAGCGCTTTCCTTGCCGGCCAACATTTCGTCGGCCGACGGCTTGCCCTGCATGGCGGCCGAAATCGCGTCTTTCGTGGCCTTGTAGTTGTACTCGTAAATCTTCTTGTCGTCGGCCGCGTCCCAATGGATAAACACGCCGCAAACGATCACCAAGCTCTCGACATCTTTCTTCGGAATCACGCCGGCCTCGACCGAATCGGCCACGGCCTTGGCCACCGCCGCCTGCGCCGGGCCAAACATTTGCACGGCTTGCTTCGCCCCTTTGATCGTCACCTTCGTGATCAGCACCGTCGATGGCTTGACGGCCAAATTGGGCGTCAGCACCGCCAGCAAATTCGAATGCCCTTCGCTTTGCCGGGCCAACGCATTGGCAAAAGCCACACCGACCGGCCCACTCTTATC comes from the Pirellulales bacterium genome and includes:
- the fae gene encoding formaldehyde-activating enzyme translates to MSMFVGEALAGEGNEIAHIDLLIGDKSGPVGVAFANALARQSEGHSNLLAVLTPNLAVKPSTVLITKVTIKGAKQAVQMFGPAQAAVAKAVADSVEAGVIPKKDVESLVIVCGVFIHWDAADDKKIYEYNYKATKDAISAAMQGKPSADEMLAGKESAHHPFRGF